The sequence AACTGGATTGCTCGAACTTCGGCAGTTGTTATTAAATTCGGCCCCGGCCGATTTTATCAATCGCCCAAGTATTTTGGGCGACCTTGTCGGGGCTGGCGAAGCTGCAGTTTTGGTAGTGCCAATAGATAAAGAAGCACCAAAAGGAAGACTGATTTTGCCACAAGTGCAAAGTATCCGCGATTTGCTCGACAACGACGCATTTTGTATGGTAGTAAAAGAACGCGAATTGCGCGAAGCGCTGTCGCGTTTTAACAAGCCACCCAAACTTGTGGTTACCGATTCGCAAGCCTTTTTAAAAGTGACTGCCGACACACCTCCCGAAATTCCATTAACATCGTTTTCCATTTTGTTTGCCCGTCATCAGGGCGATTTAAACGAAATGGTGCGCGGAGCCATGGCTATCGACCAGCTAAAAACAGGCGATAAAGTGTTAATTGCCGAAGCCTGTTCGCACCATCCCATTGGCGAAGATATTGGCACCGTAAAAATTCCGCGCTGGTTAACTCAATATGTGGGTGGTAAATTACAAATTGACAGCACCCGCGGACACGATTTCCCGCCAAACCTTTCAGAATATAAACTCATCATTCATTGTGGAGCCTGCATGTGGAACCGCCGCGAAATGTTGAGCCGAATTATGAAAGCCAAACAAGCCGGCGTACCACTTACCAATTATGGATTAACAATAGCCTACTCATTAGGAATATTTGAGCGTGCGTTGCAACCTTTCCCGGCAGCACTCGACATATACAAAAATGGTGTTCAGAAATAAATTCCTGCATATCGGATACGAATTTAAGGAAACAGTCGCATTAATATTTTTCAGACTTTTTCAAACACAAAACAAAGCTGGGTTGTTGAAAGACTAAAAGAGAGAAATGAGCCGGATACTTTTTATATTTTTGATTTTTGCAGGACTGGCCTGCACCGATAAAGAAAATCCTGTAATTATGAATGTACAAGCTGAACCTGGTAATTCTGGCAAAAACGATCAGGATTCTACCTTTTACTATCTCGCTTTGGGCGACTCGTACACCATTGGCGAAAGCGTGGAGGAAAATGAACGTTTTCCGGTGCAGCTAGTTGAAAAACTAAAAGACCAGGGTTTTAAAATGCAACCGGCAAAAATTGTTGCACGTACCGGTTGGACAACCGATGAATTGGCTGCCGCCATCGAAAATGAAAATTTAAAAGAATCATACAACCTGGTAACCTTATTAATTGGCGTAAACAACCAGTATCGTGGAAGAAGCGCCGATGAATACAGGGGAGAATTCAGAGAACTTTTGCAAACTGCTATTGATTTCGCGAATAACAAATCTCAAAACGTAATTGTAATTTCAATACCCGATTACGGCGTAACACCTTTTGGACAAAACCGTAATCCGGAGCAGATTGCCAAAGAAATAGATGAATACAACGCCATAAATTTCCAGGAGACATTACAGGCTAATGCGCGCTACGTGGAAATAACAGCCATTTCGCGCGAAGCACTAAACAACGAAACGCTGGTGGCTTCCGATGGTCTGCATCCATCGGGAGAAATCTACCGGCGCTGGGTAGAAAAAATTCTTCCTGAAGCAAAAGAAATACTCGAGAGCCAAAATAAATGACAACTGACCAAAACTTTACTTTAGCCGAAAAACTTGACAGAGACGATCCGTTGCATAAATTCAGAAGCCTGTTTTACATCGACTCGGAGAATACGATTTACCTGGATGGAAATTCGCTTGGCCGCCTTCCGGTAAAAACAAAAGAATTACTCACCAAAGTGGTAGAAAAACAGTGGGGTGCCGAATTGATTGAAAGCTGGAACCAACACTGGTATCAAAAACCCATGCAGCTTGGCGATAAAATTGCACCAATTATCGGCGCTTCAGAGGGAGAAGTTATTGTTTCGGATAGCACATCAATTAACCTTTATAAACTGGCACACGCTGCTTTGAATTTGCAGAAAGGAAAAACAACAATTGTAAGCGACGACCTTAATTTCCCAACCGACCTATATATTTTGCAAGGACTGTTAAAAGAGTTTGGCCCGGAATACAAACTTGAGCTGGCACAAACAAACGACGGCATTTCCATAAAAACAGAAGAAATAAAATCAAAGATCACAAAAGATACTGCACTGGTTGTTTTGTCGTTGGTGGCATTTAAAAGTGCTTTTATGTATCAGTTGGAGGAAATAACGGAGTACGCTCATAAAATGGGAGCACTTGTACTTTGGGATCTGAGTCATGCAGCGGGTGCTGTTGAAATTGAGCTGAACCAGAGCAATGCAGACCTGGCTGTGGGCTGCACCTACAAATACATGAACGGCGGTCCGGGTTCGCCGGCTTTTTTATACGTTCGAAAAGACTTGCAGGAAAAACTGTCATCCCCAATTCAGGGTTGGTTTGGCGATGCTTTACCTTTCGAATTTGATTTGAACTACCGCCCGGCACAAGGAATTCGCAGATTCCTCGCAGGAACTCCACCGGTGCTTAACCTTATGGCCACAGAACCGGGTATAGACATGATTAACAAGGCCGGGATGGCCAACATGCACAAAAAAAGCATCCGGCTTTCCGGGTTCTTTCTTTCCATGGTTGAATCAGAATTATACAAATATGGTTTTGAAATCGGAACTCCAACAGAGTCTGAAAAAAGAGGATCGCATGTATCGCTGAAACACAAGGAAGCATTTCGGATTTGTCAGGCATTGATTCGGCCCAAAACATCAACAATTAAAATCATTCCTGATTTTCGCGAACCTGATAATATTCGTTTTGGCTTTACACCATTGTACACTACTTACAAAGAAGTTTGGCAAACAGTACATCGCCTTCGGGAAATAATAGAGAACAAAGAATACGAGCAATTTTCAACGCAACGATCAGACGTTACCTAAGATTTTTGTTTTGGTGAGTGAAAGAAACCAAAAAATTCAATCTTTCCCATTGCATCTTTTTTAAGTAGTTTCAGATTCCCTTTCTCAAAAGCATACTGAAACTCAATATTGTTTCTAAAATCCTTCGGATCAATAAATGTAATGAAGTTTCGGGCAACACTCCACTTTCCTTCGGAAGTCCCTTTCAGCAGTTTTACCGGAGGATTGCCGGCTACAATAAATTCATGTGTATTTAGTAATGATATAACAAAAAGTACTTTGTTTTCATTCAGTGCATTCTCGTCAAAATGTAACAAATCCTCTCCCTCATCTACATAATATTCAAACAAGTGCCACTTGCCCGGAATCAGCTTCTTTTTACTGCCAAACACCTCGGGAGACTTTAGCCAGTCGACAAATTTTGAAAAAATCGATTTTAGTTTCATAACAAGCTTGTTACGTTTGATATGACCAATATTGAACAGAAAAGTTTAATGCTTTGACTAATTTTAATTTATACACTTTATCGTAATATTTCAGGTTATGAAACGAACGCAACAATTATCCGCTTACATCGTATTTTGAGGTATGTATAAAAACCGCTAATTCATACCTTAACTCAGATGAACCATGACTTTAATCAAAAACTCACCTTAATCGTTCAGGAAAACCTGGAGAATGAAAATTTTGGCCCGGAGCAACTGGTTGAAATCATCGGAAAAAGTCATTCCACTGTTCATCGAAGAATAAAAGAATATTCCGGTCAAAGCATTAGTCAGTTTATTCGCTCAACAAGACTCAGCAAAGCAAAAGAGTTACTACTTCATGAAGATTGCACAATTGCAGAAGTTGCATATAAAGTAGGTTTTGGAAGCCCTGCCTATTTTAATAAGTGTTTTCATGATGAATTTGGAATGCCTCCGGGAGAGTTTAAAAAGAAATTTCGTTTGAAAGAAACAAGGAAACGTTTCCGGGTTCTCATTTATATTCTGTCCGTCGTACTGCTTTTAAGTATTTTTTTTATTCCAAACCACCCTTTGTCAGTCCTGGGGAATAAAAACACTGCAGAAAAAACAATTGCTGTTTTACCTTTTAACTATTTGGGATCAGAAAAAGAAAAGGAACACCTTGCCAATGTTTTGATGCTTGAAATCACCAGCAAACTATCAATAATTGACAACCTTGTAGTAGTTTCAACCCCTCCCATTAACCCAGAAAACAAAGAAACGAATAGCCCGATTGTAAAAAAACTTGGTGTAAACTATCTGCTCGAAGGCACTCTGCACACGGAAGACAACAAGATGAAATTGATTGTTAACCTTACCAACACAAAAAATGGAGAAATTGAGTGGTCCGAAACCTTTAACTCCGGTCTTGAGGATGTTCTGGAAATGGAGAGCAATATTTCGCAGACTGTAGCCCAAAAGCTAGATGCGGTTATAACACCTGTTGTGAAAATGCGTATGGAAAAAATCCCGACACTTAACTCTGAAGCCAATGATTTTTATCAAATTGGCAGAGCTGCACATATGGACTACTGGCAAAATAACGCAAACCTTGACGCTTTAGATAAAGCAGAAATTAATTACAAAAAAGCGTTGAACAACGACTCGACTTTTGCACAGGCATATGTTGGACTGGCTCAAATTGCTTACGACAAAACCACCTGGTCCGACATTTTTAAAAACACTTATCTCGACACTGTTTTAAGCCTCGCTAACATGGCTTTGTCGTTCGACAACACGCTATCAAATGCTTATACACTCCGGGGCGATTATTACCGTGCACGCTTCTCGGATAGCGCAATTGTGCAATACGAACAGGCCTTGCACTTTAATCCAAATAGCTGGCAGGCTTATTATGGTTTAGGCAATTTTTATTTAGTAAAAAACAGTATCAAGTCTGCTCAGAATATTCTTGAAGCTACAAAAAGACGCAGAGGCCCTGAATACCCAATAATGCTCGACAACCTGGTCTTTATATTCACGCTAAATGGTTTATTTGAAGAGGCACAGGAATT comes from uncultured Draconibacterium sp. and encodes:
- a CDS encoding helix-turn-helix domain-containing protein, which gives rise to MNHDFNQKLTLIVQENLENENFGPEQLVEIIGKSHSTVHRRIKEYSGQSISQFIRSTRLSKAKELLLHEDCTIAEVAYKVGFGSPAYFNKCFHDEFGMPPGEFKKKFRLKETRKRFRVLIYILSVVLLLSIFFIPNHPLSVLGNKNTAEKTIAVLPFNYLGSEKEKEHLANVLMLEITSKLSIIDNLVVVSTPPINPENKETNSPIVKKLGVNYLLEGTLHTEDNKMKLIVNLTNTKNGEIEWSETFNSGLEDVLEMESNISQTVAQKLDAVITPVVKMRMEKIPTLNSEANDFYQIGRAAHMDYWQNNANLDALDKAEINYKKALNNDSTFAQAYVGLAQIAYDKTTWSDIFKNTYLDTVLSLANMALSFDNTLSNAYTLRGDYYRARFSDSAIVQYEQALHFNPNSWQAYYGLGNFYLVKNSIKSAQNILEATKRRRGPEYPIMLDNLVFIFTLNGLFEEAQEFINQKLLWDNDSVYYYRRLALIEEYKNNFEIAIEYGEKAWSLDSSNLNVNAILAFNYILLKDYNKAFFYNERILQLSKQLNFKLNNEHHRVGYVYLMNGDTLNAMKYFNRQINASEKLIRMGNSQDALYDLAATYAILNEKDKAFENLGRLEQQDTNLWFIYFYLTNDPLLNNIRNESEFQKILSQVKVKAEKERNNLKHWTEEQELFPSNN
- the kynU gene encoding kynureninase, which encodes MTTDQNFTLAEKLDRDDPLHKFRSLFYIDSENTIYLDGNSLGRLPVKTKELLTKVVEKQWGAELIESWNQHWYQKPMQLGDKIAPIIGASEGEVIVSDSTSINLYKLAHAALNLQKGKTTIVSDDLNFPTDLYILQGLLKEFGPEYKLELAQTNDGISIKTEEIKSKITKDTALVVLSLVAFKSAFMYQLEEITEYAHKMGALVLWDLSHAAGAVEIELNQSNADLAVGCTYKYMNGGPGSPAFLYVRKDLQEKLSSPIQGWFGDALPFEFDLNYRPAQGIRRFLAGTPPVLNLMATEPGIDMINKAGMANMHKKSIRLSGFFLSMVESELYKYGFEIGTPTESEKRGSHVSLKHKEAFRICQALIRPKTSTIKIIPDFREPDNIRFGFTPLYTTYKEVWQTVHRLREIIENKEYEQFSTQRSDVT
- the hydF gene encoding [FeFe] hydrogenase H-cluster maturation GTPase HydF, whose protein sequence is MRAPKSFRLHIGIFGRRNAGKSSILNALTQQDVSIVSDVAGTTTDPVEKPMELLPLGPVLFIDTAGIDDVGALGEKRIAKTLAVFDRTDLGVIVSNFNDWGEYEESLIGEFNEREIPFVVVFNKCDLYEENFELISALDGKKIKLVQTSVIEKTGLLELRQLLLNSAPADFINRPSILGDLVGAGEAAVLVVPIDKEAPKGRLILPQVQSIRDLLDNDAFCMVVKERELREALSRFNKPPKLVVTDSQAFLKVTADTPPEIPLTSFSILFARHQGDLNEMVRGAMAIDQLKTGDKVLIAEACSHHPIGEDIGTVKIPRWLTQYVGGKLQIDSTRGHDFPPNLSEYKLIIHCGACMWNRREMLSRIMKAKQAGVPLTNYGLTIAYSLGIFERALQPFPAALDIYKNGVQK
- a CDS encoding SGNH/GDSL hydrolase family protein, with product MSRILFIFLIFAGLACTDKENPVIMNVQAEPGNSGKNDQDSTFYYLALGDSYTIGESVEENERFPVQLVEKLKDQGFKMQPAKIVARTGWTTDELAAAIENENLKESYNLVTLLIGVNNQYRGRSADEYRGEFRELLQTAIDFANNKSQNVIVISIPDYGVTPFGQNRNPEQIAKEIDEYNAINFQETLQANARYVEITAISREALNNETLVASDGLHPSGEIYRRWVEKILPEAKEILESQNK